The stretch of DNA TGTGAGACGAAGACTTTTTTAATAAGGACATTCCCGATTATGcataaattttgttgatgtttttcacacttgaaaagaatatcttttTGATTCCATTCCAAGAAGATCCTTTAATTTcctaaatttttaaaaacatctctttttttcttcaaataactgAAATATTcatgcgttgtgagatttaaaatattttgatgagaacatttattcctaaataggtaaataaagatcgctttggaGGGACttaattatataattgcaattgttaatgatctgtttgatatatttaaggttgccgattctaatttaaaatagtacaatgtttagttcatacactcgtgtttagaaggctatttttatttataataaatttattcaattaaaataattcagtattttatcattacaaaagtaatcagaagtcataattcatttaaaagtgatcttatgcaaaaaataaaaatatacaacagctatccagttattgtgcgaccttattattctcgttaattaattttaattcttttttttttacatttctgtgtctaaaaCTATGACTGACTCCCGTTTATCATTCCGATActaaatgttgttcacacctgaaatgccagtgaaccgtgacgcctagatttcactgaacgaagatcaaaagattagaattacataatgctaatcttttaattaccttgagtttaactacgcattcaacattcactaagtgtcacaaaacaatacacattttatttccaccgtacaagcaagtgaaaatttttgctggaatgaagcaaaaaggtcagaatacaaacatgtatttttaatacactatcgatcatgtcagtttcatatgtttgtttaaagtatttgtagaaaaaaattcataaaaatgttctattgtatgatttacttttattattataattcgtttaaaaaaatccacacgatctaattttaaaagttgcatggctatcacttatttttcgttggttaatagctacaccagaAGTCATCCATGCGCTTTAaatggttaacgaacaagacttaaatgagattaatttcactcccggcatgcaaaaagacttaaactacgtcacataagtcaggaagtttcaagaaataaaattaataattcccaattttcttctttattagttttcatatcaaaataaaacttggtgaatatgttttttatggtattatgaacataataagatgaaaagtgaaaaatcgcgaattatccctttaacatgatatatctgttcattgTATTAGGTATATCTATATCTGTTTAtctctattaaaaaaaataataaatggaaAAGCTGTTTGTCTGAGTCTggctggtgtttttttttttttaagccatggcattgtcagtttatttttgacttatgattgtgaatgtccctttggtatctttcacctctcttttgGTCAATTCTGTAAAACAGAACCTTCTCAAATGTACAGAAATATCATGACATGTCTGAAAACGACAAATTATTTCACCCCTGTAAGCTTATTGTAAAGTGTTGATTACCCTTCAATCTTTCCTCTGAATCTTGTAACTTGCTCTGTAACATTTTAACTTCAGTTCTGTAGTTTTCCTGCACAGTTTTTATCTCATTTCGTAAACCGTCTTCTTTACCTTTCATATCTTGTTGTAGCTGTCTGAAAATTATAGGatagaaatttttataaataataaaatatctaaaagacATTGTTATTAAACTATGACTATGATGGACTATCTTTTAGACATACCTttgatgttttaaaagataatcCAAGCGCATtgttaaaaagataaacattccAATCATTTTCATTTAAGTTTGATCGTAATTTAAGtaaaataattttatgatttgATGTGTCCCTCAATTCATACAAGTCTTCATTTGTTTTATGTTGAAGTTATCAGAAACGTTTTATGTTCAGATAAGCAAATCGAAGGAGAACATAAGATACAGAAGTTAGCTAACCTGTTTTGAACTTCATATATTTGGGATTTTCTCTCAAAAATACATGTACCTATCTAATATCTATCATGTTTCAGATATGTAAAAAGAAACATGTGAAGTAAACCAATAAGTCCatcaacatacatgacatagacatgcttatgtaaattttataataataaaaagaaaatgagaCAGACAAACAAGTGCTCATGATGTCAAATGAAGTTGTGAACTATTGACTTGCAAGCTCGTAAtacattataaattattttgaaaaaaataaaccaaaagactgctattacatgtataacaaaatattatttcaaactAAACAAAAGTCactacatttaaatttataaatatatgtattgaCTACAGTTTTTCATTACCTGTGCTTTTGTTCCAGCATAGTATACTGTTCTTTAAAACTTGATAATTTTCTATCCATTTCTgcaatttgtttgtctttttccatAACAGCACCTGAAAAAATTCTCTCATTTTCTTCCCTGAGACGAGAATTTTCTATTCGTAACTCTTGATTTGAACGTTTGTATTCATCCTTTATCTTAATTAGTTCTTGATGATTAGAGGCTAAGTCATCAAATCTGGCAtttaatatgttatattttctgatttcaccATCCAACATTTCTTGTGCATTTTCTCTAAAGTCCATCATTTCTTTGTTAATCTTATCCAAAGTTTGTGATTTTCTTGACACATCATCAGCTCTCTGTTTTAATATCATGATGAGTTGTGACTGTTCATCTATACGAGACCGTAACATAGCCGTTTCTGTTTTGTCATCTTCTGACAAAGATTTCAACTTGCTCAGATTTCTCTGCATATCTGACATGTCCTGAAATGAATGAATAGTTTATTAACAATACATGTAACATTTATGcaaactacatgtacatacatttacatgtatgattGAAGATTCAAATTAACTGTGATGACAAAGCTATACATTAAATATTATTGACCTATTATAAATGATTCCTGTTTTAATAAAAACTGACCTAATCCCAACCTGAACATGACGCTAAAGTTGCATGaacaatagaccatgactgaggaaGCAGGTTAACTAATCTCCATGGAAttaagatgtgccaatgcttaaaGAACTGCATATTAAATATCATGAATTTACAATTAGAATAGTAGTTCCCATCTATAAATTGACCTGAAGACAACTCTTAACAAAATCTTGACCCCCAGCTACATCACCTGAAATGGCATATACCTTAATCCATAACTGTGGCTGAAAAACAAGTTGCAAGCCATTAGTTTATGTgcatttattatttgtaaaaacgTTTCATTTTAGGTAACAGAACgtattatttacatttttgtacatgcaGTTAGCtgaaaacaaaacacacaaaatcTTTCAAAAGAACAAACAGAAAAATGTTAAATTGACACACTTACTGTAAATGTACAAAACCTTacttagatatagaaagatgtggtgtgagtgccaatgagacaactctccatccaaataacaatttaaaaaaagtaaaccattataggtcaatgtatggccttcaacacagagccttggctcacaccgaacaacaacctataaagggccccaaaattactagtgtaaaaccattcaaacgggaaaaccaacggtctaatctatataaaataaaaaaacgagaaacacgtataaattacataaacaaaggacaactactgtacatcagattcctgacttaggacaggtgcaaacatttgcagcaggattaaacgttttaatggatccaaaccttctccctttttctgaaacaatagcacaacatcataacatagaaaaacacacgataaaatatatttttacatagTTTTACATACTCTtcacaacatgtacatgtacatttatgtaCCAAGACTTTTATTGCATAGGAAGGAGAACtaattacaaaacctatctttgTGTGACTGTCCAAAGTCATAatgttttttcttaatttgatCATTGCATTATTGGACGTTGATAGCAGATCTTAAGattgtttgttaaatttattcacaaaTTTTATAGACTCTTGGTGATTTATAGCCAGACGTATTCTCGATAGCTGTCCACATTGGCTATTGTTGAAGACTACATGTATATAGCCAGACGTATTCTCGATAGCTGTCCACATTGGCTATTGTTGAAGACTACATGTAGATACATGTAGCCAGACGTATTCTCGATAGCTGTCCACATTGGCTATTGTTGAAGACTACATATAAGTTTCCTTTGGAATGTctaaattttttatatacatgtacttacgtTGTGGCTTTTCCTTCAAAGTGAGTTTTAGTAACATGTAGgtgttgatatacatgtacatgtaaaaatatttatcttctttATGTTCATCAAAAAGCATggtaacaaaaaatatttgttacatgtacatttacgGTACCACATACAGCAATTATTTGGTTAAGTGTAAAATCATAACCAAAACATTGCAAAAGATAAATCAATACTCACAGTAAATTTTCCATAACAAGATTTTGACTGTCAATCAAAAAGCAATACAAACcatagtaaaacaaaatatggTTGAAACTTTACTCAGTGCTTGGAGTGCAAAATTAGTGCTCGAAACACAAAATCCAgtcttttgattggttgattcttgagtctgagtacaaaaattgtgctcgaaagttttattaCCGCAAGACctgtactacatgtacattttaaaagaggtcaatataaaaatgaaggcATGATAATGATTAAAGGCTAGAAACTTTATATACTTATGCATACAAAGTTTAGTCAAAGTTTACAAGAAATATGAAATGTATTTATGTAAGTCCCTAGAACTACGGGACTATTGAAACTTCTTTCCTCATTCCTGCAGCATACAATTGTTCCATAATTAACTGATAAATGCACTAATTAGCCTGTATGTCAAATACATATCTCAGGAAAATCAGACATACATCATTACATGGTTTGGCACAGACTGTCAATGTCAAATTATGTCAGATAGGACTACatgtacagtacatgtacattggATCAGACATACAGGGTTTGGCACAGACAGTCAATGTCAAATTTATCGGTCtagggctgggcaatactcataaaacaaGCAGTTTTGCCAACCCTGCTTAGgttcctgtaaatgttaatgtcATAATAAAACATGTCTGTTATCTTACAATGCTACATATTTTTACCAAGGAAAAGGGATTGTTGTTTAAAAGATGTCAATAGTTCAATTTTCAGGTAAAGTGTCGCAGATTCCCAAATAGCATGAGTTCTATAAGGTTCTGTGGTAAAAAGATGCATCCTTATTCCTAAcatgatttggaaaaaaataacttGGGAAGCTTAAGACTGTCATGGATCTTTGAAATTGATATTGTACACAGATACATTCAATGGATATCATAAAACAGCACATTTGTCAGTGGGTTCAATAATaccctatttttattcaaattcctGTTGAATTATTAGATGCTACAATGTATTTAAAATGTAATGTATATAATGaaattaataatttgataatatcaaaatagttatattttcatgaataaatatttgCGAATTTTTctaatgaatttttttttggtgataaATGTTTTGTATGACGACATCATTTGTTGTTCATAGGGTGCAAACGTGTGAGGTGGTAACATGAATGGGGGCGAATGCTAAATTGGAGCGAATTTGATTTAGGGAAATGGACCCAGATTCCTGTCACATAGTGATCATGGTGATAAGTCCAAATACCCCCTCCTCAACACATACATGTCAGATTAGGACTCAGATCAGGAGGTTTTTaatcgacataaattttgtcgtaaatgtaacCAAATGTAACCGTAAGATGTAGAAATtgttgtttaaggtggtacccaacactttcactaacatttatttgtctcgtttaattgtcataaaattttgacaaagtatttactttgaccctttaacaaaactataaaaatttcaaaaattttgaaccaaccgttttgttagaaaaattacactggttatatagcagtttgacaaacaccaatgttgatcattgagaagcttaatattccctttacaaaacaatgtgattaaaacgtttagctgactttacagagttatctccctgtagtgttaggtaccaccttaaagtgtttttttcttcaatttttcatcaaaaaGTAATTTGTTTATAATACCCTTGTTGCCTTTCTATTTGAATGATATCACATTATCAAAAACAGATATTGAAAAgaatctgtttgttttgttttgtttttgataaatgattgttcactgcttgCAAATAAGTCATTTTGACGGGAAGCACTAATGACAGGATGATTGCCCCCCGATAGTGGCAGGACAGTTGACCGGACGACATATAAATAgttataacttttttgttattcggtagatttgtttaatatttgtagaccttaaagatattaaaatatatattatgaaaatcaaacaaaataagtgaaaaaaatatttttgagtaAATAAAGTTGACCGGACAGTAGATTTCTCATTTTCATGACTTAAATCAGCTGCTTAAATATTGTttatccttaattttttttctatattaacatacatgtataatcaacgTGTACATCGAGGAATGTGAAGACCGTCCGGTTAATTTTTTTGGCagaaaaacatgtttgtttatcatgaagtttatattttcgtataatatatttataaatctcaTAGATTCCTGAATTTCATGGACGAATATTGTAAAACAAtagagatattaacacttgtgttgatcatttcaatatatttaaagcatatatcgGCAAATGTGAATACCATTTGGTCAatttttttagaagaaaaactttttttttactataaacttatattttcgtataatttatttataaatttcacaGATTCCTGAATTTCttggacaaatattgtaaaacaaaagagatattaacacttgttgCCGACCAGTTGAATATATGTATAGCGTTTAGCGGCGAGTGTGAATACCGTCTGGTCAACTTTATttgctcaaaaatattttttttctcacttattttgtttgatttgtttgtttcATAGAATATAATTTAATATCTATAAGgtctacaaatattaaacaaatctactGAATAACAAAACAGTTATGACTATTTATATGTCGTCCGGTCAACCGTCCTGTCATGACTCGGGCAGTCATCCTGTCATTAGTGCAACCCCATTATGACCTTTTCTTTGTATATAGATTTGTATTCATATGTCTCCATCTCTTTATCATTGACATTggtaactgtcatgactgtatagACACCCTGATGAAAACAGTAGCTCCATTTAAAAGTTTATCACTATCATTACATACAAACAGATATTTTACCAAATTTAAACACTACACTTTCAttcattgttttactttttttcaccTTGTTACTGTCGGAAACCATTTCTCTGATTTCTTTAGGATTCCTTGTGTTTGATGCCATGTCTTGTCCTAGTAAAATACTAGAAAAATTCTCATATAGAAAGGATGTTTGGTGAGCAAGAGATGACTCCATAATTAAAGTTAAGCAACATATTCCACTTTTCTGTTAAAAACAGTACGAAATAAAAACGGCGAAACGGCTACCACAGAAACATGACGCCGGAAATGCCAGAATTTTTTTTACGACAAACAGTTACGATATGATGAATGATAATATTGTAAAAAGTTATGTTGTTGCAGCaggatatacaaataaatactatattttacataaacaattaaatcgtgttattgttttttttaagttcacCTAAATAAATATTACGACACTGCATGGGAGGTTACTCCATCTGCTTTCGTTTTCGGAAATAGAAAGTTAGagatttttttggggtaaaaacTAAAAACTGGGTCCAATAGGGATCAATTGAGTAAAAGTGGAACCAATATTGACAGCCCCAGGTAAAAATCACAAACTCAAAATATAAGcagaacaaaatgaaatatttactgAAGAATATATTTCAGTCATATGACATTATATATGATTAAGAAAACTTACACTTTACAGTAATTATTGgctaaaaaagattaaaatcaatcaaataacACTTATTAAGCAATACTTTATTGACAGTGACTGCACGTACTTGCATGCTTGGGACGTGTAGACAAATAGGCCTTCGTAGGCTACGCCTATCCGCATTTGATTTTATGATAAACTGTCATATGATCCAGAATGAACAAACGTGAATGATACACGAAAATTATcagttgttttcaaattttgtgaATCTGGGAACAGTCAATATGTTCCTGTGTCAATTCAGTGAAGAGAatggaaatattgaaatttgtaatatgaggcaggcattacctgtgaatggggacaaagtttgtttaaattattaatttattttttttgtattttaaatatttgttaaaaaaaagatacggaaataccgtaacgtttccgattttggttctgttgttagggattttacttgtgacgttatttaagttatgatgtcatgttcaatgtaaacaaagaaacgcaatgcatcaggtaggCCTAccgtttattcataccaaagacaaagaatgattaaaaatgaaatattggtattgtgttccttgagttcctatattttactagactaatcaaagtctcacgacaacaagaccggaagaaggaagtagagttatgtgttctgcgcagatccagaaattaaaaaacacgacaataaaaaattgaacgattttgagttcattagtacaatgaaaaattcaggaaattttcccgattttttttttttttttttttattgaattttctactgtaataggggacttcgtccccatattaaggtggtacctaacactttcactaaaattaatttggctcgtttaattttaattaaattttgacaaagtatacaccttatcgctaatcccggctgacctggccgcttgaacttttgacgtcaacaacaatcacttttccattgtggcgtcagatattttgttttatgacgtcaaaattttacgggaatctgtgtgatatccagtaatggcggacaaatagtgataaggtgtatttactttgaccctttaaaaaaaatataaaaatttcaaaaaaattttgaaccaaccgtttagtcagaaaaaatacactggttatatagcagtttgacaaacaccaattttgatcattaagaagcttaatattccctatacaacacaacgtaattaaaacgttaagctgactttacagagttatctccctgtagtgttaggtaccaccttaataactGGATTAGTAATCAGTGTGACGAAAAAGTTCAGTATGGGACTTAAACTAAAGTGTGTATCTGTGTGTGTGTGCTGTGTTGTTGGGTATATAAGTTTCAGGTCGTGCCTTTCACTTGTAAATGGACGAGATATGCCAAGTATACTCTTTGCCCTTGAAATCAACTGTTAGCATGATTAAGGGAATCCTGGTCGcatttatgaataaataaatggATCCTGGTGCAGTCTGAATGAAGTCTTGTAGTGTACATAAACACGAAGATGAATAAAAGTTCAATTCTGTGCTATTAAAATCACACGACTTTAACAAAGTTACAAGTATAACACAATGTACATCAAACAATACAGGTGTCCTCTCTACTATATAAACGTTACTGTCCTCTCCTTACTATAAATTCTCTCTCCCCCATATCTAACACTCTTTTTCTCTTTTATATGACTCTTACAAGCCTGGATACAAATATAGACTACTAGGGAAACGGGCTCCTTGTACTCCTTGCTCTGGAAATCCGTGGAAATCCTGGCTCCTAGTGTATTGTGCTCATTACAAAAATTTACTAGGGCACCATATGCAAATCATTAGGGC from Mytilus galloprovincialis chromosome 2, xbMytGall1.hap1.1, whole genome shotgun sequence encodes:
- the LOC143065393 gene encoding coiled-coil domain-containing protein 89-like is translated as MESSLAHQTSFLYENFSSILLGQDMASNTRNPKEIREMVSDSNKDMSDMQRNLSKLKSLSEDDKTETAMLRSRIDEQSQLIMILKQRADDVSRKSQTLDKINKEMMDFRENAQEMLDGEIRKYNILNARFDDLASNHQELIKIKDEYKRSNQELRIENSRLREENERIFSGAVMEKDKQIAEMDRKLSSFKEQYTMLEQKHRQLQQDMKGKEDGLRNEIKTVQENYRTEVKMLQSKLQDSEERLKGANYKLQNQIEGRKSLDVESQQRIQQLTKEKDELLDLAMQRGKIVQREQTENKKLQRRIEDMEKAVQTMEEKFEREATAVNANLQVRRLREEASDAGHKYTEVVKEFEAYRKHSQTLLQREKDLNERLRHLAG